A part of uncultured Acidilobus sp. JCHS genomic DNA contains:
- a CDS encoding NADH:ubiquinone oxidoreductase subunit 2 (chain N) — translation MWEESTVEFLLYLTLAASLIAPVTSPLGRRENVAPAIVAAIGVGSFATLSGLLLYATASAPVQFYGGLVVQDSFTSLLLLGAALAAITYMIAIGVEGLQWASSPSLYSLITLTLFGSFFLAGAANLLVILASWLLVSVVSYVVIASSDVKEAKGAAVRYAFVGIVATLILATSLAFYSIASGSYVLSLTPLGAGSGAAREVAALSVILLLAALGFKVGLFPFHWWLPSVYGRGDGRTVSFVAAVVKLAFIAVLGRALLVLSYGSPLAGDVALTVAVLAVATMTYGNVAAFTSRDLQVILAYSSMAQVGYILAALAAAAYFAGNLELFMLRLALYAVALQSIAYAIAKAPLFAFTGSTARELERLRGLMGVSPTAAVSASVLLYSLLGVPPLLGFWGKLYLFLSTSGYTVWLTLAALINSGVSAVYYIIASRELLTKQERPPTPPAMKYNIALVIAALLILVLGIVAPLFMSSLISVYL, via the coding sequence GTGTGGGAAGAGTCAACCGTTGAGTTCCTGCTTTACCTCACTCTTGCTGCCTCGCTCATAGCGCCTGTCACCTCGCCCCTTGGCAGGCGTGAGAACGTGGCCCCAGCGATAGTGGCGGCTATCGGGGTTGGGTCCTTCGCTACCCTCTCAGGTCTACTCCTTTACGCGACCGCCAGCGCCCCCGTGCAGTTCTACGGCGGCCTCGTAGTTCAGGACTCCTTCACGTCCCTCTTGCTCCTGGGCGCAGCGCTCGCTGCCATAACCTACATGATAGCGATAGGCGTCGAGGGTCTTCAGTGGGCCAGCAGCCCATCGCTTTACAGCCTCATAACTCTCACGCTGTTCGGCTCCTTCTTCCTGGCTGGCGCTGCCAATCTCCTCGTCATACTCGCGTCCTGGCTCCTGGTCTCCGTTGTAAGCTATGTCGTAATAGCTTCATCGGATGTAAAGGAGGCTAAGGGCGCCGCCGTAAGGTACGCATTCGTTGGCATAGTTGCTACGCTTATCCTGGCCACGTCGCTGGCCTTCTACTCGATAGCCTCAGGCTCGTACGTCCTCTCGCTCACCCCCCTGGGCGCAGGGTCAGGCGCTGCAAGGGAGGTCGCTGCGCTCTCGGTTATCCTCTTGCTGGCAGCCCTGGGCTTCAAGGTGGGCCTCTTCCCCTTCCACTGGTGGCTACCGAGCGTCTATGGCAGGGGCGACGGGAGGACCGTCTCATTTGTGGCAGCCGTCGTTAAGCTGGCGTTCATAGCCGTCCTCGGCAGGGCCCTGCTGGTGCTCTCCTACGGCTCCCCGCTCGCGGGCGATGTGGCCTTGACCGTTGCAGTACTTGCGGTGGCCACCATGACCTACGGTAACGTCGCTGCCTTCACCTCCAGGGACCTCCAGGTGATATTGGCCTACAGCTCCATGGCCCAGGTGGGCTACATACTCGCGGCCCTGGCGGCCGCCGCCTACTTCGCCGGTAACCTAGAGCTCTTCATGCTCAGGCTAGCCCTTTATGCAGTAGCGCTGCAGTCGATAGCGTACGCCATAGCCAAGGCGCCACTCTTCGCCTTCACGGGCTCCACCGCGCGGGAGCTTGAGAGGCTGAGGGGTCTCATGGGGGTCAGCCCTACAGCCGCTGTGTCTGCGTCGGTGCTCCTCTACAGCCTCCTCGGCGTCCCGCCGCTGCTGGGCTTCTGGGGTAAGCTCTACCTCTTCCTATCAACCTCAGGCTACACTGTATGGCTCACCCTGGCAGCCCTCATAAACAGCGGTGTGAGCGCAGTTTACTACATAATTGCCTCAAGGGAGCTGCTAACCAAGCAGGAGCGCCCGCCTACTCCACCTGCCATGAAGTATAATATAGCCCTTGTCATAGCTGCGCTGCTAATCCTGGTCCTAGGTATTGTAGCACCTCTCTTCATGAGCTCCCTGATATCAGTATACCTTTGA
- a CDS encoding Ribbon-helix-helix protein, copG family, whose product MRSGNKRGLRVISFKLDVDTLVQLDSAALKSRKYRSELIRDAIKRYLEALSERNP is encoded by the coding sequence ATGAGGTCAGGCAACAAGCGAGGTCTCAGAGTAATATCGTTTAAGCTTGACGTTGATACTCTTGTGCAGCTTGACTCAGCTGCCCTGAAATCCCGCAAGTACAGAAGTGAGCTCATAAGGGACGCCATAAAGAGGTACCTTGAGGCCCTCAGTGAGAGAAACCCTTGA
- a CDS encoding ABC-type sulfate transport system, permease component has translation MRVKPEIFVLALSIMGGLLLLFFSYPIAVLALVGGEGLLEALSVRTFELALLVTIITSTIAAIASVIFGVPLAYLLSRFNFRGKGLIEALVDLPIAVPHIIVGVMIVLAFSWYVGLGPLLHKLGINVVDTILGAALAVTYVSATYTVRVVETAISSLDPELELTAMSLGASRGRTFLSIVLPKIWRSIVGGALTSWARAASEAGALFIVAYEVYFGKSLVYPAPVAIYEAFVGLGILEAAKFSIAMLVVVLGIFVLGRALLEIRRGTRAGG, from the coding sequence TTGAGGGTGAAGCCTGAGATCTTCGTCCTTGCCCTCTCAATAATGGGGGGACTGCTGCTTCTCTTCTTCTCCTACCCGATAGCGGTCCTAGCCCTCGTTGGAGGCGAGGGGCTCCTGGAGGCCCTCAGCGTAAGGACATTTGAGCTGGCGCTCCTTGTGACCATAATTACGTCAACCATAGCCGCCATAGCCTCAGTGATCTTCGGTGTCCCCCTGGCGTACCTGCTGAGCAGGTTCAACTTCAGGGGCAAGGGCCTGATAGAGGCCCTGGTAGACCTGCCTATAGCTGTGCCTCACATAATAGTTGGAGTCATGATAGTCTTAGCGTTCTCCTGGTACGTCGGCCTTGGCCCACTCCTCCACAAGCTAGGGATAAACGTAGTGGACACCATCCTAGGCGCAGCGCTGGCGGTGACTTACGTCTCGGCCACTTACACGGTGCGCGTGGTAGAGACTGCGATAAGCTCGCTTGACCCAGAGCTCGAGCTGACGGCTATGAGCTTAGGTGCTTCAAGGGGAAGGACGTTCCTCAGCATAGTGCTCCCTAAGATCTGGAGGTCGATAGTCGGGGGAGCCCTGACTTCCTGGGCCAGGGCAGCCTCTGAGGCAGGGGCCCTCTTCATAGTTGCCTACGAAGTCTACTTTGGGAAGAGCCTTGTCTACCCGGCCCCAGTCGCGATATATGAGGCCTTCGTGGGGCTCGGCATCCTAGAGGCGGCTAAGTTCTCAATAGCCATGTTAGTAGTAGTCCTTGGCATCTTCGTGTTGGGCAGGGCCCTCCTTGAGATCAGGAGGGGGACCAGGGCTGGGGGCTAA
- a CDS encoding ABC-type sugar transport system, ATPase component — protein sequence MRSGGGPGLGAKLRLENVVTRIGAFTLGPVNLEVGDGEVALIFGPNGAGKSTLLKTILGLYRSERGRVLIDDIDVTNVPVNRREVGYVPQSLALFDHMSVRDNIEFGLKVRGVPKEERERAVKEVAERLHIEDLLDRRASELSWGQAQRVAIARAVITRPKVLLLDEPASGLDPWSADYLADLIVYVRDELKVATVVVSQYAGKLLRASTRLLFMSNGKLYDLGPVERALKSPMKAEAAAYLGYDNVIPCKALGNLCEGSKSLALRYSSVQVSEAPCDGLQLKGRLEQIYADVDGSLKARVDLNGVKVTGLLRGKVEDRHVNVCIKIDSAALVE from the coding sequence TTGAGATCAGGAGGGGGACCAGGGCTGGGGGCTAAGCTAAGGCTTGAGAATGTGGTGACTAGGATAGGCGCGTTCACGCTGGGACCGGTGAATCTCGAGGTGGGCGACGGCGAGGTGGCGCTGATATTTGGCCCTAACGGAGCCGGGAAGTCAACGCTCCTTAAGACGATACTTGGCCTCTACAGGTCTGAGAGAGGCAGGGTCCTGATAGACGACATAGACGTAACCAACGTGCCCGTGAACAGGAGGGAAGTGGGCTATGTGCCTCAGTCCCTGGCCCTATTTGATCACATGAGCGTGAGGGACAACATAGAGTTCGGGCTTAAGGTAAGGGGGGTGCCAAAGGAGGAGAGGGAGAGGGCCGTCAAGGAGGTGGCTGAGAGGCTACACATAGAGGACCTCCTTGACAGAAGGGCATCAGAGCTGTCATGGGGACAGGCCCAGAGGGTGGCGATAGCCAGAGCCGTAATTACGAGGCCAAAGGTCTTGCTCCTGGACGAGCCTGCCTCAGGCCTTGACCCCTGGTCCGCTGACTACCTGGCCGACCTAATAGTGTACGTGAGGGATGAGTTAAAGGTCGCAACTGTAGTGGTCAGTCAGTACGCAGGGAAACTCCTCAGGGCCTCGACGAGGCTCCTCTTCATGAGCAACGGCAAGCTGTACGACCTGGGCCCCGTGGAGAGGGCCCTCAAGAGCCCGATGAAGGCAGAGGCGGCTGCCTACCTAGGCTACGACAACGTGATACCCTGCAAGGCGCTTGGGAACCTATGCGAAGGCTCTAAGTCACTGGCCCTGAGGTACAGCTCCGTGCAGGTAAGCGAGGCCCCTTGTGATGGACTTCAGCTCAAGGGCCGGCTTGAGCAGATATATGCCGATGTTGATGGATCCCTTAAGGCTAGGGTTGACCTGAACGGCGTTAAGGTTACAGGGCTGCTGAGGGGCAAGGTGGAGGACAGGCACGTCAATGTGTGCATAAAGATCGACAGCGCTGCCCTAGTTGAGTGA
- a CDS encoding Phosphoenolpyruvate carboxykinase (GTP), whose translation MARIADVGLLGWLLEVAELVQPSLIYVNTGSPEDLDYVRRKAIEDKEELPTKYRLKTVHFDGVYDLGRDLKNTRILVPAGVSYPLINTLEREKGLTEIKELMKGVMKGGTMFVSFYCFGPRGSPLTSYGVQVTDSAYVVHSENILYRPCYDAFTSDRPPRNYMRFLHATGERNELGWSKNYEMKRIYIDPEDNITYSVNTQYAGNTVGLKKLALRLCVNQGAKEGFLCEHMFIAGIRGPGGRVTYVTGAFPAGTGKTSTAMVADLLVSDDLAIVYAREGAARAINPEVGSFGIIDGVNPEDDKEIYDILLDPETEVIFSNILLTDDGEPWWRGRPEPPRPGMNYAGRWPPEGASADSEQPSHPNARFTTYLRYFKNLDPRINDPDGVPVEAMIFGGRDSDTNVPVEEAFNWVHGNVTKAASLESERTAAVIGKVGEKVLNPYAILDFLPFSPGRFLQLHIEFGRRLTKETKVYSVNYFLRDAQGRFLNDKSDKRVWLKWIDLRVHGDVDAAEAPTGYIPLYEDLVRLFDSVLGKEYREEAYREQFKIRVTKQLERLERVVSVYREIYDTPREFFDVMDWQKRKLEEAKARYGDYIDPFTLNK comes from the coding sequence TTGGCTAGGATAGCCGATGTAGGCCTCCTAGGCTGGCTACTTGAAGTCGCCGAGCTGGTCCAGCCCTCTCTCATATACGTAAACACGGGCTCGCCCGAGGACCTTGATTACGTGAGAAGAAAGGCCATTGAGGACAAGGAGGAGCTGCCCACTAAGTACAGGCTTAAGACAGTTCACTTCGACGGGGTCTATGACCTGGGAAGGGACCTCAAGAACACCAGGATCCTGGTGCCAGCGGGCGTCAGTTATCCCCTCATAAACACGTTAGAGAGGGAGAAGGGGCTCACGGAGATAAAGGAGCTCATGAAAGGCGTCATGAAGGGGGGGACGATGTTCGTCTCCTTCTACTGCTTTGGCCCCAGGGGCTCACCGCTCACCAGCTACGGCGTCCAGGTAACGGACTCTGCCTACGTTGTTCACAGCGAGAACATACTGTACAGGCCCTGCTACGACGCGTTCACCTCCGATAGGCCTCCAAGGAACTACATGAGGTTCCTCCACGCTACGGGTGAAAGGAACGAGCTCGGCTGGAGCAAAAACTATGAGATGAAGAGAATTTACATAGACCCTGAGGACAACATAACTTACAGCGTTAACACTCAGTACGCTGGGAACACCGTTGGCCTTAAGAAGCTGGCCCTCAGGCTCTGCGTAAACCAGGGCGCCAAGGAGGGCTTCCTCTGTGAGCACATGTTCATCGCTGGGATTAGGGGGCCGGGCGGAAGGGTGACCTACGTGACTGGGGCCTTCCCTGCAGGCACTGGGAAGACCTCAACTGCCATGGTGGCTGACCTACTGGTGAGCGATGACCTTGCTATAGTGTATGCACGTGAAGGGGCTGCAAGGGCCATAAACCCGGAGGTCGGCTCCTTCGGGATAATAGATGGCGTAAACCCAGAGGACGACAAGGAGATCTATGACATCCTGCTGGACCCGGAGACCGAGGTCATCTTTAGCAATATTCTGCTTACGGACGACGGCGAGCCCTGGTGGAGGGGCAGGCCTGAGCCCCCGAGGCCTGGCATGAATTACGCAGGAAGATGGCCTCCCGAGGGGGCTAGCGCTGACAGTGAGCAGCCATCGCACCCTAACGCGAGGTTTACAACGTACTTGAGGTACTTCAAGAACCTCGACCCCAGGATCAACGACCCTGACGGGGTCCCAGTGGAGGCCATGATCTTCGGGGGCAGGGACTCAGACACCAACGTACCCGTTGAGGAGGCGTTCAACTGGGTCCACGGCAACGTCACTAAGGCCGCCTCGCTTGAGAGCGAAAGGACTGCTGCCGTCATAGGGAAGGTCGGTGAGAAGGTCCTGAACCCTTACGCCATACTTGACTTCCTGCCCTTCTCGCCGGGCAGGTTCCTTCAGCTTCACATAGAGTTCGGCAGGAGGCTTACCAAGGAGACCAAGGTTTACAGCGTCAACTACTTCCTGAGGGACGCCCAGGGCAGGTTCCTTAACGACAAGTCAGATAAGCGTGTTTGGCTGAAGTGGATAGATCTGAGGGTCCACGGTGACGTGGACGCGGCCGAGGCTCCCACAGGCTACATACCCCTCTATGAAGACCTTGTGAGGCTCTTTGACAGCGTCCTGGGCAAAGAGTACAGGGAGGAGGCCTACAGAGAGCAGTTCAAGATAAGGGTCACGAAGCAGCTTGAGAGGCTTGAGCGGGTGGTCAGCGTCTATAGGGAGATCTACGATACCCCGAGGGAGTTCTTCGACGTAATGGACTGGCAGAAGAGGAAGCTGGAGGAGGCCAAGGCCAGGTACGGCGACTACATAGATCCGTTTACATTAAATAAGTAA
- a CDS encoding 1,4-dihydroxy-2-naphthoate octaprenyltransferase, which produces MYKMNRARRLFIGVRPWALPFYAITLVVGFLTYNVFTLSAKVVLALLIAVIGELFIHSATNVINDVYDFRRGIDDKEVASIRYHFAYDPEIGHLGAYRLSLTFLAVALALGLVVALLGRPLALLLGIIGAVMGYTYSGPPGLKYRALGDIPVMLAAVLLTLTGYYIASGELALRGLLVGLPLALLIDNVLMANNIRDLERDRRAGVKTLATVIGARAAKLLYFTFLSAAYAIEVAFSVLRVLPLWSLLSLASAPLLMGIVKGALREPSWKGMDVATANLATMFGLLEAVGLLVAVLA; this is translated from the coding sequence GTGTATAAGATGAATAGAGCCAGAAGGCTCTTCATCGGAGTAAGGCCGTGGGCCCTTCCGTTCTACGCTATAACGCTCGTAGTGGGCTTTCTAACCTATAACGTCTTTACTTTGTCTGCTAAGGTGGTCTTAGCCCTCCTGATAGCTGTCATCGGGGAGCTCTTCATACACTCGGCCACTAACGTAATAAATGACGTATACGACTTCCGCAGGGGAATAGATGACAAGGAGGTGGCGTCCATAAGGTACCATTTTGCGTATGACCCTGAGATAGGACATCTTGGCGCTTACAGGCTCTCATTGACGTTCTTGGCAGTAGCCTTGGCGCTGGGCCTTGTTGTGGCATTGCTGGGCAGGCCTCTGGCGCTGCTCCTCGGCATCATAGGTGCTGTAATGGGATACACTTACTCAGGGCCGCCAGGGCTCAAGTACAGGGCTCTGGGCGACATACCTGTCATGCTTGCAGCGGTCCTGTTGACCCTAACTGGATATTACATAGCCAGCGGCGAGCTGGCCTTAAGGGGGCTCCTGGTAGGGCTTCCCCTCGCCCTCCTGATAGATAACGTGCTTATGGCCAACAACATAAGGGACTTAGAGAGGGACAGAAGGGCTGGCGTGAAGACCCTGGCCACGGTAATAGGGGCCAGGGCGGCGAAGCTCCTGTACTTTACGTTCCTGTCGGCCGCATACGCGATAGAGGTCGCCTTCTCTGTTCTACGCGTTCTGCCTCTCTGGTCACTGCTTTCGCTGGCCTCAGCGCCCCTGCTAATGGGCATCGTGAAGGGGGCCCTAAGGGAGCCATCCTGGAAAGGCATGGACGTGGCTACGGCTAACCTAGCTACGATGTTTGGCCTGCTAGAGGCTGTTGGACTTCTGGTCGCTGTCTTAGCTTAA
- a CDS encoding Nucleoside-diphosphate-sugar epimerase produces the protein MRFVVTGGAGFIGSHLVELLINKGHEVVVIDNLSTGRPEFLASVKDDPRLRLMIGDLRDPQVALSSIKGADAVFHLAANPEVRLGAQDPTSIYRNNVEVTFNVLEAMRVAGVKVIGFASSSTVYGDAKVLPTPEDYPLEPISVYGASKLAGEAMISGYAHTFSWTAVSFRLANVVGRRQTHGAIYDFIQKLRRNPAELEVLGDGTQSKSYVHVAEAVEAMHGLLMKAVERGVTYEVFNVGGPDRISVLEIASIVASEMGLSPRIYTTGGVDGGRGWKGDVKYMQLDISKARAWGWSPSMTSREAVRMTVRELLGLKT, from the coding sequence TTGAGATTCGTCGTCACAGGAGGGGCCGGCTTTATAGGGTCCCACCTGGTGGAGCTCCTGATAAACAAGGGGCACGAGGTTGTTGTTATCGACAACCTCTCCACGGGCAGGCCCGAGTTCCTCGCGTCAGTCAAGGACGATCCCAGGCTCAGGCTGATGATAGGGGACCTGAGGGACCCCCAGGTAGCCCTCAGCTCGATAAAGGGAGCAGACGCCGTCTTTCACCTGGCCGCGAACCCCGAGGTCAGGCTGGGGGCTCAGGACCCCACCTCAATCTACAGGAACAACGTGGAGGTCACCTTTAATGTCCTTGAGGCCATGAGGGTTGCCGGCGTTAAGGTCATAGGGTTTGCCTCATCGTCCACGGTCTACGGTGATGCCAAGGTCCTGCCCACACCTGAGGACTACCCCCTTGAGCCGATAAGCGTCTACGGCGCCTCAAAGCTCGCGGGGGAAGCAATGATAAGCGGCTACGCCCACACGTTCAGCTGGACAGCTGTGTCGTTCAGGCTGGCTAACGTTGTTGGCAGGAGGCAGACGCACGGGGCAATTTATGACTTCATACAGAAGCTCAGGAGGAACCCAGCCGAGCTGGAGGTACTGGGGGATGGAACTCAGAGCAAGAGCTACGTTCACGTGGCCGAGGCAGTTGAGGCCATGCACGGCCTTTTAATGAAGGCCGTGGAGAGGGGAGTCACCTACGAGGTGTTTAACGTAGGCGGCCCTGACAGGATATCAGTATTGGAGATAGCGTCGATAGTGGCCTCAGAGATGGGCCTCTCGCCAAGGATTTACACTACCGGCGGCGTAGATGGTGGCAGGGGCTGGAAGGGCGACGTGAAGTACATGCAGCTTGATATAAGTAAGGCGAGGGCCTGGGGCTGGAGCCCCTCAATGACAAGCAGGGAGGCCGTGAGGATGACGGTCAGGGAGCTCCTTGGCCTCAAAACTTAA
- a CDS encoding Methylase involved in ubiquinone/menaquinone biosynthesis, with amino-acid sequence MSSWSLFDELYERYEGWFERNRVTANNELLTVIRADLGQEGRPCLDIGSGTGFFTSALGCLGLEPSLGMARISRVRRGVNVVQGRAEAMPLRRGSVSSAFLVVTLCFLPRPEEAVLEASRVLRPGGWAVACIIPRESKWARFYTRKAEEGNPFYRVARFLGFEEVVSLFLSAGFRLEKAVGTLTYGPEEVPRPEEPRDYTGQEGFVCMRFKKAESPTNSSDEEARKA; translated from the coding sequence TTGAGCTCCTGGTCGCTATTCGACGAGCTATACGAGAGATATGAGGGCTGGTTTGAGAGGAACAGGGTCACGGCCAACAACGAGCTCCTAACAGTGATAAGGGCCGACCTGGGCCAGGAGGGAAGGCCCTGCCTAGACATAGGCTCTGGGACCGGCTTCTTTACGTCAGCCCTTGGCTGCTTAGGCCTTGAGCCAAGCCTAGGCATGGCCAGGATCAGCAGGGTCAGGAGAGGGGTTAACGTTGTTCAGGGCAGGGCCGAGGCCATGCCCCTGAGGAGGGGGTCCGTTTCCTCGGCATTTCTCGTAGTGACACTCTGCTTCCTGCCAAGGCCTGAAGAAGCCGTGCTTGAGGCCTCAAGGGTTCTCAGGCCGGGCGGCTGGGCCGTGGCCTGTATAATACCAAGGGAGAGCAAGTGGGCAAGGTTCTACACAAGGAAGGCAGAAGAGGGCAACCCCTTCTATAGGGTTGCCAGGTTCTTAGGATTTGAGGAAGTTGTAAGCCTGTTCCTGTCAGCGGGGTTCAGGCTCGAGAAGGCCGTAGGCACCCTTACCTATGGGCCTGAGGAAGTCCCGAGGCCTGAGGAGCCGAGGGATTACACGGGACAGGAAGGATTCGTGTGCATGAGGTTTAAGAAAGCTGAGTCTCCAACTAACAGCTCGGATGAAGAGGCTCGAAAGGCCTGA
- a CDS encoding Transcriptional regulator (Transcriptional regulator containing a DNA-binding HTH domain and an aminotransferase domain (MocR family) and their eukaryotic orthologs) has product MGNMLRDLSGKFSAATRALRPSEVREILALTENRKVLSLAGGLPGPEVFPKEDLARIASRVIEELGDSALQYSPTLGVMPFREAVADFVRSKGVKVLSDDRVAVTTGSQEAIYLLAMTLINPKDAIIVESPTYLAALNVFRYYGAEFVSVPLDENGMKTELLEDKIKEAKSKGLNVKLVYTVATCHNPTGVIMPDDRRKELLEVASKYDLLVIEDDPYSFFVFDEVPFTPLKTLDSEGRVIYLGTFSKILAPGLRLGYMVADRQITRMVELAKQMVDLHSSTLSQYIALYALKEGVVERTIQKARVVYREKRDIMVESLEKYMPEGSHWFKPRGGLFAFIYLPDGVDTSDMLPMAIERGVAYVPGRSFFSDGSGVNAMRINFSYLPPDKLREGIRLIAETAKDYMKSKGK; this is encoded by the coding sequence ATGGGCAACATGTTGAGGGACCTATCGGGCAAGTTCTCCGCGGCCACAAGGGCCCTGAGGCCCTCAGAGGTGAGGGAGATACTGGCCCTCACTGAGAACAGGAAGGTCCTGAGCCTGGCCGGAGGGCTCCCAGGGCCAGAGGTGTTTCCAAAGGAGGACCTTGCCAGGATAGCGTCCAGGGTTATAGAGGAGCTGGGTGACAGCGCGCTTCAGTACTCGCCGACTCTTGGCGTCATGCCATTCAGGGAGGCCGTGGCCGACTTTGTCAGGTCAAAAGGCGTTAAGGTGCTGAGTGACGATAGGGTCGCGGTGACCACGGGGAGCCAGGAGGCCATCTACCTCCTAGCGATGACGTTAATTAACCCCAAGGACGCCATAATTGTAGAGAGCCCCACGTACCTGGCGGCCCTCAACGTCTTCAGGTACTACGGGGCGGAGTTCGTCTCGGTCCCTTTAGACGAGAACGGCATGAAGACAGAGCTTCTGGAGGACAAGATAAAGGAGGCTAAGTCGAAGGGGCTTAACGTGAAGCTGGTTTACACGGTAGCCACGTGTCATAACCCAACGGGCGTAATAATGCCTGACGACAGAAGGAAGGAGCTACTGGAGGTCGCGAGCAAGTACGACCTCCTGGTCATAGAGGACGACCCCTACAGCTTCTTCGTATTTGACGAAGTCCCGTTCACGCCACTTAAGACGCTAGATAGCGAGGGACGCGTGATATACCTTGGGACCTTCAGCAAGATACTGGCGCCGGGCCTCAGGCTTGGTTACATGGTGGCGGACAGGCAGATAACCAGGATGGTGGAGTTAGCCAAGCAGATGGTCGACCTGCACTCTTCGACGCTCTCGCAGTACATAGCGCTATATGCGCTGAAGGAGGGCGTCGTTGAGAGGACCATACAGAAGGCCAGGGTCGTCTACAGGGAGAAGAGGGATATCATGGTGGAGTCGCTGGAGAAGTATATGCCTGAAGGCTCTCACTGGTTCAAGCCTAGGGGAGGGCTCTTCGCGTTCATATATTTGCCTGACGGAGTCGATACCAGTGACATGTTGCCAATGGCAATAGAGAGGGGCGTCGCCTATGTGCCGGGGAGGAGCTTCTTCAGCGACGGCTCCGGGGTCAACGCGATGAGGATAAACTTCAGCTACCTGCCGCCAGACAAGCTGAGGGAGGGCATAAGGCTGATAGCGGAGACCGCTAAGGACTACATGAAGTCGAAGGGCAAGTAA
- a CDS encoding putative metal-dependent hydrolases related to alanyl-tRNA synthetase HxxxH domain, translating to MARLLFQEDSYLREFEAIVVGIKENKVFLDATAFHPGPSGGLDMDTGYLVLPDGTKLKVIEVREDEGDVAHIVEGDLSKLSTGTKVKGVIDWDRRYSMMRLHTASHVIAAVLFNRYGAKVTGGHIRPDMAQDDFDLVNVEDWRGALLSAVEEANSLLSRCIDVKVYWLEREKALQIPGIVKLASRLPPEVKTLRIVEIPGVDIQADGGPHVKNTCEVGRVEVVKVENRGKTRKRLYYRLAGQPQGGVVGSGSG from the coding sequence GTGGCCAGGCTGCTGTTCCAGGAAGACTCGTACCTGAGGGAGTTTGAGGCCATAGTAGTCGGCATAAAGGAGAACAAGGTGTTCCTTGACGCTACGGCCTTCCACCCAGGCCCCTCAGGCGGCCTTGACATGGACACGGGCTACCTTGTCCTGCCTGACGGCACAAAGCTAAAAGTGATTGAGGTAAGGGAGGACGAAGGGGACGTAGCCCACATAGTCGAGGGTGACCTGAGCAAGCTCTCCACGGGGACTAAGGTAAAGGGTGTAATAGACTGGGACCGCCGCTACTCTATGATGAGGCTTCACACAGCCAGTCATGTAATAGCCGCCGTACTTTTCAACAGGTACGGCGCAAAGGTAACAGGGGGTCACATAAGGCCTGACATGGCCCAGGACGACTTTGACCTAGTGAACGTTGAGGATTGGAGAGGGGCCCTGTTATCTGCAGTGGAAGAAGCTAACTCCTTATTGTCGAGGTGCATTGATGTAAAGGTCTACTGGCTTGAAAGGGAAAAGGCCCTGCAGATACCAGGTATTGTCAAGCTCGCCTCAAGGCTGCCCCCTGAGGTAAAGACCCTGCGCATCGTTGAGATCCCAGGCGTTGACATACAGGCCGACGGAGGGCCTCACGTAAAGAACACCTGTGAGGTGGGGAGAGTAGAAGTGGTCAAGGTTGAGAACAGAGGCAAGACGAGGAAGAGGTTATACTATAGGCTTGCGGGCCAGCCTCAGGGTGGCGTTGTTGGAAGCGGCTCTGGCTGA